In Prosthecobacter sp. SYSU 5D2, one genomic interval encodes:
- a CDS encoding DUF420 domain-containing protein → MTVYDLPKLYTIFNACALLHIIIGLVLIKMNRQKGHIVCMTIALLFSTAFLGCYLYYHYNAGHVQFAGTGLSRPIYFTILLTHIPLAVVNVVLIIMTVIPALRRRYDKHKRMAKWSVPIWLYVSFTGIIIYLMCYEWYGPPIRP, encoded by the coding sequence ATGACTGTTTACGACCTGCCCAAGCTTTACACGATTTTTAATGCCTGTGCCCTGCTGCACATCATCATCGGCCTGGTGCTGATCAAGATGAACCGGCAGAAGGGGCACATCGTCTGCATGACGATTGCGCTGCTGTTTTCCACTGCCTTCCTGGGCTGCTACCTGTATTACCATTACAATGCCGGGCATGTGCAGTTTGCCGGCACGGGGCTCTCCCGTCCGATTTATTTCACCATTCTGCTGACCCACATCCCGCTCGCGGTGGTGAACGTGGTGCTGATCATCATGACGGTCATCCCGGCCCTGCGCCGCCGCTATGACAAGCACAAGCGCATGGCCAAATGGAGCGTGCCCATCTGGCTTTATGTCTCTTTCACCGGCATCATCATCTACCTGATGTGCTACGAGTGGTATGGCCCACCGATCCGGCCCTGA
- a CDS encoding sialidase family protein, translated as MRFIFALLLLFQFQAAANDVVLNIEPSPEFPRNSEGSFITLKSGRILYIYTQFYGGASDHSAARLVSIQSDDEGRTWDTQARTILENAGGANVMSVSLLRLKSGRIALFYLLKNTWLDCRPHVRFSDDEAQTWSEPVRMLEAPGYFVLNNDRVIQHSSGRLIAPVASHRARNTDPDTSKSFDGRAIALWVVSDDDGATWKEAPQWLALPVPATRTGLQEPGIVELADASLLSFFRTDQGVQYESRSTDRGQTWTPVVAGPLKSPTSPASIERLPGSDDLLCVWNDHSGDHPMVEKKRTPLVLALSSDGGKTWSNQKLLESDPDGWYCYTAIHYVKDAVLLAYCAGDSKIGGLNRLRIRRVGLDSLK; from the coding sequence ATGCGTTTTATCTTCGCCCTGCTCCTGCTGTTTCAGTTTCAAGCCGCCGCAAATGATGTTGTCTTGAACATCGAGCCCAGCCCGGAGTTTCCGCGCAATTCGGAAGGCTCTTTCATCACCCTGAAGTCGGGGCGGATCCTTTATATCTACACGCAATTTTATGGCGGCGCATCCGACCACAGCGCAGCGCGGCTCGTCTCCATCCAGAGCGATGATGAAGGCCGCACCTGGGATACCCAGGCGCGCACCATCCTGGAAAATGCAGGCGGGGCCAATGTGATGAGCGTCTCCCTGCTGCGGCTGAAAAGCGGCCGCATCGCGCTGTTTTATCTTTTGAAAAACACCTGGCTGGACTGCCGCCCGCATGTGCGTTTCAGCGATGATGAAGCGCAGACCTGGAGCGAGCCCGTGCGCATGCTGGAGGCACCGGGTTACTTTGTCCTGAACAACGACCGCGTGATCCAGCACAGCAGCGGGCGGCTCATCGCTCCCGTCGCCTCACATCGCGCACGCAATACAGACCCGGATACCAGCAAGTCTTTCGACGGACGCGCCATCGCGCTGTGGGTGGTTTCTGACGATGACGGGGCCACCTGGAAAGAAGCGCCGCAATGGCTGGCGCTGCCGGTGCCTGCCACGCGCACCGGGCTTCAGGAGCCGGGCATCGTGGAACTGGCGGACGCATCCCTGCTGAGCTTCTTCCGCACAGACCAGGGCGTGCAGTATGAAAGCCGCTCCACGGACCGTGGCCAGACCTGGACTCCTGTAGTGGCCGGGCCGCTGAAGTCCCCCACCTCCCCGGCCAGCATCGAGCGGCTGCCCGGCAGCGATGACCTGCTGTGCGTGTGGAACGATCACAGCGGCGACCACCCCATGGTGGAAAAGAAACGCACGCCCCTGGTGTTGGCGCTTTCAAGCGACGGTGGCAAGACATGGTCTAACCAAAAGCTTCTCGAATCCGACCCGGATGGCTGGTATTGCTACACGGCCATCCATTACGTCAAAGACGCGGTCCTTCTGGCCTACTGCGCCGGGGATTCCAAGATCGGCGGCCTGAACCGCCTGCGCATCCGCCGGGTGGGGCTTGACTCTCTGAAGTGA
- a CDS encoding SCO family protein — MSDQPAPDPKPNLTPWAIWIPIIVAVLGIVVFYNYLLAMKQQAASEEKDRPAILGRLEDDLTLTERTGKTVHLNDLRGKIILASWVYTRCPRGCAGVIAKLKKLQEEYRGNPNIHFVSFTLDPDDTPEMMAQFASGIDVKETDPWWFVQGDKEEVRSYLTQFLKFRPVQDLPEKDRLSPDDKYIHDLRVALVDHQGHLRGTLYDLMNADPQFAEHFDEQLRKDLNFILKEKQKDNEQAP; from the coding sequence ATGTCCGACCAGCCTGCTCCTGACCCCAAACCCAATCTGACCCCCTGGGCCATCTGGATTCCTATCATCGTTGCCGTACTCGGCATTGTGGTGTTTTATAATTACCTGCTGGCCATGAAACAGCAGGCCGCCAGCGAGGAAAAGGACCGCCCGGCCATCCTGGGACGCCTGGAGGACGATTTGACGCTGACGGAACGCACGGGCAAAACCGTGCATCTGAATGATCTGCGTGGAAAGATCATCCTGGCCTCCTGGGTCTATACCCGCTGCCCGCGCGGGTGTGCAGGCGTCATCGCCAAGCTGAAAAAGCTTCAGGAGGAATATCGGGGTAATCCGAACATCCATTTTGTCTCCTTCACCCTGGACCCGGATGACACGCCGGAAATGATGGCCCAATTTGCCAGCGGCATTGATGTGAAGGAAACCGACCCCTGGTGGTTTGTGCAGGGGGACAAGGAAGAGGTCCGCAGCTACCTGACCCAGTTCCTGAAATTCCGTCCGGTGCAGGATCTGCCGGAAAAGGACCGCCTTTCTCCGGATGACAAATACATCCACGACCTCCGCGTGGCCCTGGTGGATCACCAAGGCCACCTGCGCGGCACGCTGTATGACCTCATGAATGCGGACCCGCAGTTCGCCGAGCATTTTGATGAACAGCTCCGCAAGGACCTGAACTTCATCCTCAAGGAGAAGCAGAAGGACAACGAACAGGCCCCTTAA
- the cyoE gene encoding heme o synthase — translation MSESSSPAADPVSKTWSMNDLLVLTKFRLSALVVVTTFVGFWLRAGAGLDGWLLFHTILGSSLAAFGAAVFNQLMEIEPDSRMLRTADRPLPSGRISPSAAFAIGWLLSAFALIHLVAKVNFEAAALTALTLATYLFIYTPLKKQSPTNTLVGAVSGALPPLIGWAGAAGQLPRNEAYVRLELLLEPGAIYLFALLFLWQLPHFLAINWMYRDEYRRGGFVMLANDDEAGVRTSKHALAYAIATLLLMFYPVIMGLVVTWIFLPLALALAGWLCKLALDFQKAPERATARKLFFCTLMYLPGILLVSSLAWKRA, via the coding sequence ATGTCCGAAAGCTCCAGCCCCGCCGCAGATCCCGTCTCCAAAACCTGGAGCATGAACGATCTGCTGGTGCTGACGAAGTTCCGCCTCAGCGCCCTGGTCGTCGTCACCACCTTTGTCGGCTTCTGGCTGCGCGCCGGTGCGGGCCTGGATGGCTGGCTGCTTTTCCACACCATCCTGGGCAGCAGCCTGGCCGCCTTTGGGGCTGCGGTTTTTAACCAGCTCATGGAGATCGAGCCCGATTCCCGCATGCTGCGCACGGCGGACCGCCCCCTGCCCTCCGGCCGCATCAGCCCCAGCGCCGCCTTTGCCATCGGCTGGCTGCTCAGCGCCTTTGCCCTGATCCACCTCGTTGCCAAGGTGAACTTCGAAGCCGCCGCCCTCACCGCCCTGACCCTGGCCACCTATCTTTTCATCTACACCCCGCTGAAAAAACAGTCGCCCACGAACACCCTCGTCGGTGCCGTCTCGGGTGCGCTGCCACCGCTCATCGGCTGGGCCGGAGCCGCAGGCCAGCTTCCGCGTAACGAAGCCTACGTCCGGCTGGAACTTCTGCTGGAGCCAGGAGCCATCTACCTTTTTGCCCTGCTCTTCCTCTGGCAGCTCCCGCACTTCTTGGCCATCAACTGGATGTATCGCGACGAATACCGCCGGGGCGGATTTGTCATGCTGGCCAATGACGATGAAGCCGGCGTGCGCACTTCCAAGCATGCCCTGGCCTACGCCATCGCCACCCTGCTGCTGATGTTTTACCCCGTCATCATGGGCCTCGTCGTCACCTGGATCTTCCTGCCGCTGGCGCTGGCCCTGGCCGGCTGGCTGTGCAAGCTGGCACTGGATTTCCAAAAAGCACCGGAGCGCGCCACCGCCCGCAAACTCTTCTTCTGCACCCTGATGTACCTCCCGGGCATCCTGCTCGTATCCAGTCTGGCGTGGAAACGCGCCTAG
- a CDS encoding DUF3592 domain-containing protein produces MTGIALTVLVSLAILALVVYQLVSRGLQMRELCDHGIETTGIVTSKRRTSVRQGRTEKLAYEYLDQAGQPHSHTSVVSISVYQDHPEGQPIQVVYSSRQPQISAPLYLVELSRKALNRA; encoded by the coding sequence ATGACCGGAATTGCACTGACTGTCCTTGTCTCCCTGGCCATCCTGGCATTGGTTGTTTATCAGCTCGTCTCGCGCGGCCTGCAGATGCGCGAGCTGTGTGACCACGGCATCGAAACCACCGGCATTGTCACGAGCAAGCGGCGGACCAGCGTCCGCCAGGGCCGGACGGAAAAGCTGGCGTATGAATACCTGGACCAAGCCGGCCAGCCCCACAGCCACACCTCCGTCGTGTCCATATCGGTGTACCAGGACCATCCAGAGGGACAGCCCATCCAGGTGGTCTATTCGTCCAGGCAGCCGCAAATCAGCGCGCCGCTCTATCTGGTGGAACTGTCCCGCAAGGCTTTAAACCGCGCTTGA
- a CDS encoding tetratricopeptide repeat protein, producing MSDLDYTSASAHFARGRLLQTQHRLKDAIQCYKQALELDPEHTPSYVMLALCWLNEESTAASAVDSAQRAVALEPEDAFARGVLALAMNARAKDGQKAEIQAALKQAEEAVGLDPDSEFAHAVTGSLHLRLRDYPKAEASARKALELDTESTMAAEVLSAALLMQKKDGDHKSLIDYQLQRNPDDDSAHTSAGWQALMEGDHKRANQHFMEALRLSPNSENARMGLVESFRARSSIYRLQLRFTHWMNQFTEGRQTMIMVGGFVAYRVLSTLLQDVSPILSSLLIGAWLIFALWSHLVRGFSSFFIVMDRFARQALRPREYWEGVVVGGLIFASLGCVVLGYIWDVEESGYAALVMLLAAVANAAAFTNDHHLGRHLYAIAAGIAGFGAVYVTTAIFSDLALPSASLLGLIALLTGVIISWLRPLRVLYA from the coding sequence ATGTCTGATCTCGATTACACCAGCGCCAGCGCCCACTTCGCCCGAGGGCGTCTCTTGCAGACGCAGCACCGGCTGAAGGATGCCATCCAGTGTTATAAACAGGCGCTGGAGCTGGATCCTGAACACACTCCCAGTTATGTCATGCTGGCGCTCTGCTGGCTGAATGAGGAAAGCACAGCCGCCAGTGCCGTGGATTCCGCCCAGCGCGCCGTGGCCCTGGAGCCGGAGGATGCCTTCGCACGCGGTGTCCTGGCGCTGGCCATGAACGCCCGCGCCAAGGACGGCCAGAAGGCCGAGATCCAGGCCGCTCTGAAACAGGCCGAGGAGGCCGTGGGCCTGGACCCGGACAGCGAATTCGCCCATGCAGTGACAGGCAGCCTGCACCTGCGCCTGCGGGATTATCCGAAAGCCGAGGCTTCTGCGCGCAAAGCTCTGGAACTGGACACCGAAAGCACCATGGCAGCTGAAGTCCTCTCCGCCGCGCTACTGATGCAGAAGAAAGATGGCGACCACAAGAGCCTCATTGATTACCAGCTCCAGCGCAACCCGGACGACGACAGCGCCCACACCAGCGCCGGCTGGCAGGCCCTCATGGAAGGCGACCACAAGCGCGCCAACCAGCATTTCATGGAGGCACTGCGCCTCAGCCCCAACAGTGAAAATGCCCGTATGGGCCTGGTGGAATCCTTCCGCGCCCGCTCCTCCATCTACCGCCTGCAACTGCGCTTCACCCACTGGATGAACCAGTTTACTGAAGGGCGGCAGACCATGATCATGGTGGGCGGTTTTGTGGCCTATCGTGTGCTCAGCACCTTGCTGCAGGATGTGTCCCCTATCCTCAGCTCGCTGCTTATCGGAGCCTGGCTCATCTTTGCCCTGTGGTCGCACCTGGTGCGCGGGTTCAGCTCCTTTTTCATCGTTATGGACCGCTTCGCCAGACAGGCATTGCGTCCCCGTGAATACTGGGAAGGCGTGGTCGTCGGCGGTCTCATCTTTGCCTCCTTGGGCTGTGTCGTTCTAGGTTATATATGGGACGTTGAGGAGAGCGGTTACGCTGCGCTGGTCATGCTGCTGGCCGCCGTGGCCAATGCTGCCGCCTTCACGAATGACCATCACCTGGGCCGTCATCTGTATGCCATCGCCGCCGGCATTGCCGGTTTCGGCGCCGTGTATGTCACCACCGCCATCTTCAGCGACCTGGCCCTACCCTCCGCGTCTCTTCTCGGCCTCATCGCCCTGTTAACCGGCGTCATCATTAGCTGGCTGCGCCCATTGAGGGTGCTGTATGCCTGA
- a CDS encoding AAA family ATPase — MAQNLDALRLALQHSPDNVPLLLLYAAGCMEEMMHDEAEQAYTTALKSDASHPEARAGLAQVAFLQGRLSEAAVRAEQLIAEKPDYAPGYLLLARIFVTEGEMPRARSLYDKALSLNKSLSDPGLEKSLQNIKPGGDETGGRKRAGVTSSGSFLEASDDDEDDDDDGHPLGGAAFDLGLADFEKPKLNFSHVGGMDALKEEIRMKIIYPLQHAELFKAYDKKVGGGVLLYGPPGVGKTLISKATAGEIQANFIALGLHQILDMWIGNSEKHMHEVFELARKNAPCVLFFDEVDALAADRRDLRQSAGRNLINQFLSEMDGADSQNDGVLILGATNAPWHIDPAFRRPGRFDRTLFVPPPDEAGRSAIIEVMAQKKPIGELDPRALARKTPDFSGADLKAVFDIATEDVLTGAMRTGKVVPLTTKDLIKAAGNHKPTTKAWFESAKNYAMYSNQSGFYDDVLKYLGLIKR, encoded by the coding sequence ATGGCCCAAAACCTTGATGCCCTCCGTCTGGCACTGCAACATTCCCCCGATAATGTGCCGCTGCTGCTCCTGTATGCAGCGGGCTGCATGGAAGAAATGATGCATGACGAGGCGGAACAGGCCTACACGACCGCGCTGAAAAGCGATGCCTCACATCCGGAGGCACGCGCGGGTCTGGCCCAGGTGGCGTTTCTTCAAGGCCGCCTGTCTGAGGCCGCTGTGCGGGCCGAGCAGCTCATCGCTGAAAAGCCTGACTATGCCCCCGGTTACCTGCTGCTGGCACGCATCTTCGTCACCGAAGGGGAGATGCCACGCGCCCGCAGCTTGTATGACAAAGCGCTGTCCTTGAACAAATCCCTCTCCGATCCCGGCCTGGAAAAATCCCTTCAAAACATCAAACCCGGCGGCGATGAAACCGGCGGCCGCAAGCGCGCAGGTGTCACCTCAAGCGGCAGCTTTTTGGAAGCCTCCGACGATGACGAGGATGATGACGACGACGGCCATCCGCTCGGCGGCGCCGCCTTTGACCTGGGCCTGGCGGACTTTGAAAAACCCAAGCTGAACTTCTCTCACGTCGGCGGCATGGACGCGCTGAAGGAGGAGATCCGCATGAAGATCATCTATCCGCTTCAACATGCGGAACTGTTCAAAGCCTACGATAAAAAAGTGGGTGGCGGCGTCCTTCTCTACGGCCCTCCCGGTGTGGGCAAGACGCTCATCAGCAAGGCTACCGCCGGGGAGATCCAGGCCAACTTTATCGCCCTGGGTCTGCACCAGATCCTGGACATGTGGATCGGCAATTCCGAGAAGCACATGCACGAGGTCTTTGAACTCGCCCGCAAAAACGCGCCCTGCGTTTTGTTTTTCGATGAAGTGGATGCCCTGGCCGCCGACCGGCGGGATCTGCGGCAGAGTGCGGGGCGGAATTTGATCAACCAGTTCCTCTCCGAAATGGATGGCGCGGATTCCCAAAACGACGGCGTGCTGATTCTCGGGGCGACCAATGCTCCCTGGCACATTGACCCCGCCTTCCGCCGCCCAGGCCGGTTTGACCGCACGCTGTTTGTGCCGCCGCCGGATGAGGCCGGCCGCTCCGCCATCATCGAGGTGATGGCGCAGAAGAAACCCATCGGCGAGCTGGACCCGCGTGCGCTGGCCCGGAAGACCCCGGACTTTTCAGGCGCAGATTTGAAGGCCGTTTTTGACATCGCTACCGAGGATGTCCTGACCGGTGCCATGCGCACCGGCAAGGTGGTGCCGCTGACGACCAAGGACCTCATCAAGGCCGCAGGCAATCATAAACCGACCACCAAGGCCTGGTTCGAAAGCGCGAAAAACTACGCCATGTATTCCAACCAGAGCGGCTTCTATGATGACGTGCTGAAGTACCTGGGCCTCATCAAACGCTGA
- a CDS encoding c-type cytochrome gives MTFDRSLLPVLLGLTLPLHAQTPPAVAGNEAVQKIIETRQGRGVMADDTPPTPPLEAVKGFIKRNDVAVDLMAAEPAVQQPLYASWDSKGRMWVTQYIQYQFPAGLKIVSYDQHLRAKFDKVPLPPPRGEKGADKITVFEDTDGDGAFDKHTDVITGLNIASAALHGMSRIWVLNPPYLLSYADADQDGIPEGGPVVELSGFGLEDTHSVATSLMWGMDGWLYGANGSTTTGKVSSANTKDVKWEGQCIWRYHPKNKTFEIYAEGGGNTFSLDMDSKGRVFSGTNNGNTRGMHYEQGSYGIKGWGKHGPLTNPYAFGWFVHMQHEGDNKRFPQAFTIYEGGLLGSAYEGKIIAPNSLANVVYVSELFPDGSTFRTKDEENLMSSPDRWFRPVWAGVGPDGGFYMADWYDTRLSHVSPVDDWHKTSGRIYRVRPAAGVPELKPFDLGKAAPNELFGYLSHANEWFRKQAALEIGWRGLIELKEPLVALAKGTDAHALDALWTLDMLGAADDELVDSLLGHGDPYIRRWAVKIIGEQRRASEALVRLAKTEQHLEVRAQILASAKRLPAAGLPLLWSAHGEEDISGHIPLLAWWALESKAEKQRDAVFAFFKSDPAFLKTSVFRDHLAEKLARRYAMAGGTENFESCADLLALATDAKTRAQVIAGIATAFEGAEMPPLPDALSNALKDYLMKQSGGDLTLALRTGSEDALKQGLKLLADSKATNAQRIAIAKTLAELGKQEAVEPMVAILKNSATAPSLKRGILQAAAKFEDKRIPQVILEGWEARIAGDVALREDALRVLASRKEWALLLAFFVNEWKVPAKHFNIDTVRQLSLYKDPELDASIDRHWKGLLATGPTEAKTKEMERIKAVLKTGLGDAEKGKLQFAARCAICHKLFGEGNIIGPDLTGYDRGNVDFWLDNIFNPSLEIREGFGNYIVKLKNGQMLTGIMDAQDASGIVLKDIAGNKIPVKQPEIEKLEASPVSLMPEALTTGMSDADLKDFFAYLMRVQ, from the coding sequence ATGACATTCGACCGCTCCCTTCTCCCTGTTTTACTCGGCCTGACGCTGCCGCTTCATGCGCAGACGCCTCCGGCAGTTGCTGGCAATGAGGCGGTGCAAAAAATCATCGAGACACGCCAGGGCCGGGGCGTGATGGCGGATGACACGCCGCCCACACCGCCCCTGGAAGCAGTGAAGGGTTTTATCAAGCGCAACGATGTCGCAGTGGATCTCATGGCGGCGGAGCCGGCGGTGCAGCAGCCGCTGTATGCGAGCTGGGATTCCAAGGGGCGCATGTGGGTGACGCAATACATCCAGTATCAGTTTCCGGCGGGGCTGAAAATCGTCAGCTACGACCAGCACCTGCGCGCGAAATTTGACAAGGTGCCGCTGCCGCCGCCGCGTGGTGAAAAGGGGGCGGACAAGATCACCGTGTTTGAAGACACGGACGGCGACGGTGCTTTTGACAAGCATACGGATGTGATCACGGGCCTGAACATCGCCAGCGCAGCGCTGCACGGCATGAGCCGCATCTGGGTGCTGAATCCGCCTTACCTGCTGAGCTATGCCGATGCAGACCAGGATGGCATCCCGGAAGGGGGCCCGGTGGTGGAGCTGAGCGGCTTTGGTTTGGAAGATACTCACAGCGTGGCCACCAGCCTCATGTGGGGCATGGACGGCTGGCTTTACGGGGCCAACGGCAGCACCACGACGGGCAAGGTGAGCAGCGCCAATACCAAAGATGTGAAGTGGGAGGGGCAGTGCATCTGGCGTTATCACCCGAAGAACAAGACCTTTGAAATTTATGCCGAAGGCGGTGGCAACACCTTCAGCCTGGACATGGACAGCAAAGGCCGCGTGTTCTCCGGCACCAACAACGGCAACACGCGCGGTATGCATTATGAGCAGGGAAGCTATGGCATCAAAGGCTGGGGCAAACACGGCCCGCTGACCAATCCCTATGCCTTTGGCTGGTTCGTCCACATGCAGCATGAAGGCGATAACAAGCGCTTCCCCCAGGCCTTCACCATCTATGAAGGTGGTCTTCTCGGTTCCGCCTACGAGGGCAAGATCATCGCGCCAAACTCCTTGGCGAATGTTGTTTATGTGAGCGAGCTTTTTCCTGATGGATCAACCTTCCGCACCAAGGATGAGGAAAACCTGATGAGCTCCCCGGACCGCTGGTTCCGCCCGGTGTGGGCAGGCGTCGGCCCGGATGGTGGTTTCTACATGGCCGATTGGTATGACACCCGCCTCAGTCACGTGAGCCCGGTTGACGACTGGCATAAGACCAGCGGCCGCATCTACCGTGTGCGCCCGGCGGCAGGCGTGCCTGAGCTGAAGCCGTTTGATCTGGGTAAAGCTGCGCCTAACGAATTGTTTGGTTATCTGAGCCATGCCAATGAGTGGTTCCGCAAGCAGGCGGCTTTGGAGATCGGGTGGCGGGGGCTGATCGAACTCAAAGAACCTCTCGTCGCCCTGGCCAAAGGGACGGATGCGCACGCCCTGGATGCTCTCTGGACCCTGGACATGCTGGGCGCTGCGGATGATGAATTGGTGGATTCCTTGTTAGGTCATGGCGACCCTTACATCCGTCGCTGGGCGGTGAAGATCATCGGCGAACAACGCCGTGCCTCTGAAGCGCTGGTCCGGCTTGCCAAGACTGAGCAGCATCTGGAAGTCCGTGCGCAGATCCTCGCTTCAGCGAAGAGGCTTCCGGCCGCCGGCCTGCCTCTCCTGTGGAGCGCGCATGGGGAGGAAGACATCAGTGGCCACATCCCGTTGCTGGCCTGGTGGGCGCTGGAGTCCAAGGCAGAAAAGCAGCGCGACGCTGTCTTCGCTTTCTTTAAATCCGATCCTGCTTTTCTGAAGACATCCGTTTTCCGCGATCACCTTGCTGAGAAACTGGCCCGCCGTTACGCCATGGCTGGTGGCACGGAGAACTTTGAATCCTGTGCGGACTTGCTGGCCCTGGCCACGGATGCAAAGACGCGGGCGCAAGTGATTGCCGGGATCGCCACCGCTTTTGAAGGGGCTGAAATGCCGCCTCTGCCGGATGCGCTGTCCAATGCTCTGAAGGATTATTTGATGAAGCAGTCCGGCGGTGACCTGACCCTGGCGCTGCGCACCGGCAGTGAGGATGCTTTGAAACAGGGCCTCAAGCTGCTGGCCGACAGTAAGGCCACGAATGCGCAGCGCATCGCCATCGCGAAGACTCTGGCGGAGCTGGGTAAACAGGAGGCTGTGGAGCCCATGGTGGCCATCCTGAAAAACAGCGCCACCGCGCCCAGCCTGAAGCGCGGCATCCTGCAGGCGGCAGCCAAGTTTGAAGACAAACGCATCCCTCAGGTCATCCTCGAGGGGTGGGAGGCGCGCATCGCCGGCGATGTGGCGTTGCGTGAAGACGCGCTGCGCGTGCTGGCCAGCCGTAAAGAGTGGGCGCTGCTGCTGGCCTTTTTTGTCAACGAATGGAAGGTGCCCGCCAAGCACTTCAACATTGATACCGTGCGCCAGCTTAGCCTCTACAAAGACCCGGAGCTGGATGCCAGCATTGACCGTCATTGGAAAGGCCTGCTGGCCACCGGTCCCACCGAGGCCAAGACAAAGGAAATGGAGCGCATCAAAGCCGTGCTGAAAACCGGCCTCGGCGATGCTGAAAAGGGCAAGCTCCAGTTCGCCGCGCGCTGCGCCATCTGCCACAAGCTGTTCGGGGAAGGCAACATCATCGGCCCCGACCTCACCGGTTATGACCGGGGCAATGTGGACTTCTGGCTGGACAACATCTTCAACCCCAGCCTGGAGATCCGCGAGGGATTCGGCAATTACATTGTGAAGCTCAAGAACGGCCAGATGCTCACCGGCATCATGGATGCCCAGGACGCCAGCGGCATTGTGCTGAAGGACATCGCCGGGAACAAGATCCCCGTGAAACAGCCTGAGATTGAGAAGCTCGAGGCCTCTCCCGTCTCCTTGATGCCTGAGGCACTCACCACCGGCATGAGCGATGCCGATTTGAAGGATTTCTTTGCCTACCTGATGCGGGTGCAGTGA
- a CDS encoding COX15/CtaA family protein: MIWTRFQRLALIAFITVEVLIFVGAVVRATGSGLGCPDWPFCYGCLVPPTNAADIDFDKIDLEKFRTKAARFGRDPASITPETLRAEFDPVATWIEYINRLTSLPVGLAMLLLFFASFGQIRLRRKRVFVASVAAFILVLVNAWLGARVVFSGLKPGIITLHMALAILLQCVLVYTAWRANDRPWRLVWKTGPVPVLRGLAWVLFSLIVIEGVMGSQVRELTDHLAHTHAGEPRSQWVVELEQSWVYLVHRSFSWLILGAGILFLHLSRRHLVRAAWLEWSIFGLIFSQMVLGIVLAHVGIVGIAQVLHIGLSSLLVSALYLWLLGASGKTAPAPGEMLPAR; encoded by the coding sequence ATGATCTGGACCCGCTTCCAACGCCTTGCCCTCATCGCCTTCATCACCGTGGAGGTGCTGATCTTTGTGGGTGCCGTGGTGCGGGCGACTGGATCTGGGCTGGGCTGCCCGGACTGGCCGTTCTGCTACGGCTGCCTGGTGCCGCCGACGAATGCGGCGGACATTGATTTTGACAAGATTGACCTGGAAAAGTTCCGTACCAAAGCTGCCCGTTTTGGGCGGGATCCCGCCAGCATCACTCCGGAGACTTTGCGGGCGGAGTTTGATCCAGTCGCCACCTGGATTGAATACATTAACCGCCTGACCAGCCTGCCGGTGGGCCTGGCCATGCTGCTGCTCTTTTTCGCGTCCTTTGGCCAGATCCGCCTGCGGCGAAAACGGGTCTTCGTCGCTTCCGTCGCCGCATTCATCCTGGTATTGGTGAATGCCTGGCTGGGCGCGCGGGTCGTCTTCAGCGGGCTTAAACCAGGCATCATCACCCTGCACATGGCCCTGGCCATTCTGCTGCAGTGCGTGCTCGTTTACACCGCCTGGCGGGCCAATGACCGGCCCTGGCGGCTGGTCTGGAAAACTGGCCCGGTTCCCGTCCTGCGCGGGCTGGCCTGGGTGCTGTTTTCCCTCATCGTCATTGAGGGTGTCATGGGCTCCCAAGTGCGCGAGCTGACGGATCACCTGGCGCACACGCATGCCGGCGAGCCGCGCTCCCAATGGGTGGTGGAGCTGGAGCAAAGCTGGGTGTACCTCGTCCACCGCAGTTTCTCCTGGCTCATCCTCGGCGCAGGCATCCTTTTCCTGCATCTCAGCCGCCGTCACCTCGTCCGCGCCGCCTGGCTGGAGTGGAGCATCTTCGGTCTCATCTTCAGCCAGATGGTGCTCGGCATCGTCCTGGCGCATGTCGGCATTGTCGGCATCGCTCAGGTGCTGCATATCGGGCTCTCCTCGCTCCTAGTCAGCGCCCTTTACCTCTGGTTGCTTGGTGCGTCAGGAAAGACCGCACCTGCCCCTGGCGAAATGCTGCCAGCGCGTTAA